The Deltaproteobacteria bacterium genome includes the window ATGTTTTGCAATATCAACACCTTATAGATTCCTGCTTGCGCAGGAATGACGATAATAGGTGGTTGCTCGACTTTTGCAAGTGGCTCTTATATTAAAAATTTTAATAATTGTTCAGGCAAAATAATATTTTTTAACTCAACTTTGCACAAGTTCAACCGGTACTAATTCATCAGGCAGGGTTATTTGTAAATTCGCCTCATAGGCTAACTTTGCTAAAGCAGTAGCGCCAAGGTTAACCACGCCGACTCCGCGGGTAAGCTTGGGGTCTTGCCAAATTTCCCACTCATATTTAACGATAGTCTTAAGACCATTACTAACTCGCCAGGCATCGCCAGCTAATAAACCACGAAATGTTGTAACATACCCGCCCCGCAAACCAGTTGAATAATCATGTTGCAGCAATAAATTATCTAGCTCCGGCAAACGACCAGCGATTAAGAGCCCCACAGCCCAAACCCGAAATACATTAAATACTTGATCAAATAACAACGTGGGGTCGACAATACTGTTAAAAAGCTCAAAAGCAAGCTCTTTATTACCTAATGCAACCGCAGCATACAAAGCTTCTGCACTAGCAGTGGCGCGACCTCCTATTAATTCACTATTTTTATCAATACGATATTTCCCCGCCCTTAATTCTTGATGCAATTTAAGCATATTTGCCACAGCAGTTAACATTTCATCACGCCATTGCTTTGTATGCTTATCTAAAAACCAACGACAATTTGCACGCGCGCAGTGTGCTTCAAACATGCGAATATATAAATGAGGCTTGGGTAATTGTTCTTGCAGGTGATCTAAATCAGCCATAACCACGCGCAAATGCTCTTTTTCATTTTGCAAACCCTTTTCAGCCTCAGCTAATTGTTCGCGAACTTTTTCACAGGCATTTTTTTGGTTGTTGATTTCAATATTACAGTCTTCAATCTGCACTAAAACCTTGGCTCTTTCACGACGAACGCGCAAATACACCTCACCCTTGCCCAAATTTTTCATTTCATTCATAAAATCTTCAGCACGAGCAGTTAACGCAGCAAGTTCTTGATGTAGATTGGCAATTTGATTGTTATTTTCTGATAAAGCTTGTGAACGATCCTCAATACGTCGCTGATAATGACTAAGCCCTTGTTTGGCTTCATCCATACGAGTCAATAAAAGCGTTAATTCATTATCGATTTTTTGGGCTAATTGGCCGGCTTGTTTTAATTCGTTATCTAAAGTTGGCACTAATGGTTCAAGATCAGCCAATAAACCTGTAACATATGCCTCTGATAGCTCCATCATAACCATCCTAATGGTATATTCATCATGCTTGCACAGTGAAGCAAAGCTTGATTAAGTCGTATTTGCGTATATGCAGTGTTCCATAAAAACTTAATTTATGTGTAATTTAACATTCAAAGTAGTGAGATCTTGATAACACAGTGTTATTAAAGATGGCACTGTGGAGGTTTTAAGGTGATGTATAAAAAATATATTTTTTTTACTAGCTGCTTTGCTTTGCTGATCGTTTTTGGGTTGTCTACAAGCTGTGGCAATCCCTGTGAAGACCTTGGCAATAAAATCTGCGCTTGTGAAAGCAACCAAACTAATGTTGATGGTTGCAAACTGCGCTTTAGCAACGATACCCGCAAAGTTAGCAAAGCTGAACAGCAACGTTGCTCTGACTTTATAGATACATGCACTTGCGCTGCCTTGGCATGCGGCGATTTGGCTGCTTGTGGTCTTGCAAAAGATACCGAAATCAATATTGGGACCGAGGCTTGCCAATAACTTTGTGCATATTTCATGAAGGAGCCAGTGTGAAACAAGAGCGTGCACGGGCAAAGGCAGAACGCCAGACTAAACGAACCGGACGCAAATATCGCCCGCATATAAAACGTTTTGAGCGTTTTAATTGGCACCGCGCCATGTTTGTTCTTCCTAATCTATTCACGCTATCAAGCATATTTTGCGGTTTATATGCTATGACTCTGGCTTCTGGCGAGGCTAGACCGCAGCAACTATCACAAGCAGCATTAGCCATTTTCTTTGGTATTTTTTTTGATATGGCAGATGGCCGAGTTGCCCGACTTACAAAAACCCAAAGTGATTTTGGCATTCAACTCGACTCTATAGCTGATGTTATTACTTTCGGCGCTGCACCTGCAGTATTAATTTATAAATGGGGGTTAGTTAATCTTGGATTTATCGGTGTATTGGCTGCCTTTATTTATATAGCTTGCGGTGCATTACGCTTAGCTCGATTCAACGTTTTAGCATCTCGCTCTACTGGTTCAAAAAAGTTTTTTATTGGGTTGCCCATACCATTAGCCGCTGGGGTAATCGTTTCATTAGTTTTATTTCACCAAACCGTATTTGCTACTAATGTTGTACGCACCAGTAATATACTCGTACTGCTTTTAGTGCTTTCGTATTTGATGGTATCAAATATTCGTTACCGCTCATTTAAAGACTTACGCCTATCACCAAAGATTTTATTACTTACATTTTTTCTGGTAATTGCTTTCAGTGTTATCGCTGCTAGCATTCAACCAACCTTTGCTTTGCTTTCATTCTTTAGTGCTTATGTCTTATTAGGGTTATTAGAAGAAATAATTCAATTTATTCGCAGTTACCATACTAATCATGTAGTTAATAACGGCAACATAACCAACTCTCACACATCAAATGATTCATCAACAAATAAATCTGACCAAGGAATGTGATAGTGAATCACGCCCAGTTACTAGCGTCACTAAAACATTTAAATAAAATTCCAACAGCACCGTTTTACGAGTTTGATATTACTAATGCGCTACACGCGATTATTCGTAAGCATGGGTTAGATTATTCTACCGATGCATATGGTAACACTTTAATTCATATATATAATGGTAAACCCAAACATACAGTTGCTTTTGTTGCACATCTTGATCATCCAGCATTTCAAGTTGTCGCTGTTAACAAAAAACATGTGATATGCACACCAACAGGCCAAATTCCTATTGTTGGTCTTGCTGGAACAAAAGTACTTTTTCCTAAATGCAAAAATGGTCCGCTCTCAGGTCATATACATTCAATAAAGACTACTCATGGTACGCCACGCCGACTAAAACAAGCCGTAATACAAATTGCCGCTCAAAACCATCTTCCCGCTATTAATGATTTTGCTATTTTCGATCTTTTATCATTTAAACAGCGGGGTCCTCGTTTGCATCTTCGCGTTGCAGATGATTTGGCTGGTGTATGTGCAATATTAGCTGCACTTGTTCGTCTTGCTCGCAATAAAAGTAAATGTGATGCCTGGGGTATATTTACCCGTGCCGAAGAAGTTGGGTTTCATGGAGCAATTGCCTTAGCCAAAAGCAATTTTTTAAAGCGCGACACTACAATCATCTCAGTAGAATGTAGTAATGCTTATGGCGATATTACTCTTGGAAAGGGCCCGGTTGTACGTTTAGGCGATCGTAGCGGACCTTTTAACCCCCGTGCGGTTGCCTTAGTTGCTGGTGCTGCTCGTCATCTTGATCCAAAAAAATTTTTATTTCAGTCCGCTCTTATGTCTACCGGCTCATGTGAAGCAACTGCATTTAATGCTTTTGGGTACCCTAGCGCTGGTATTGCATTGCCTTTGAAAAATTATCACAACCTTGGTAGCAAACGACCAGTGCCAGAACAAATTGATGCGCGCGATCTTTTTTTGGCTGTCGATCTTATTTTTGCTACCGCCGAACGTGCTGGTGATGGTGTTGATGATCTTTCTTTGCTGCGTCAGCAACTTGTAAAACATTCGAAATTTGGTAGACGCAAACTACTTTCAACTCATCATCGTTAAACAAAATCAAGAGAAAAAAATATATTACCCATAAACGAAAAACGGCAGCCATGAGGCTGCCGTTTTCTGCAATTTCAATTTACTGCAAAATTACTTCTTTTTGGCCACTTTCTTAGCAACTTTCTTAGTTGCTTTCTTGGCAACTTTCTTTGTTGCTTTCTTTGCTACTTTCTTTGCAACTTTTTTTACAACTTTTTTTGCTACTTTCTTTGCTACTTTCTTTGCTGTCTTCTTTGCTGCAGGCATTGCCAACCTCCAAAAGGGTTAATAGGTATAACCGAATGCAATCTTAGGAATGCTGATTTCACAAGTCAACGGTATAAATGAAAGTTTAGTAAAACAAATGTTAAAAAAATTTTCGCTCCAAAGTGACATGAAACCACGTGGTGATCAAAAACAAGCCATCAAAGAACTAACTTTAGCCTTCAAACAAGGTGAAAAACACCAAACGCTTCTTGGTGTGACAGGTAGTGGCAAGACATTTACTGCTGCAAACGTTATTGCACAGCTTGGTTTACCAACATTGGTAATTGCGCATAATAAAACACTCGCCGCGCAACTTTATAGCGAGTTTAAAGAACTCTTTCCTGAAAATGCCGTGGAGTATTTCGTTTCATTCTACGATTACTACCAACCTGAGGCCTACGTTCCTTCAAGTGACACCTACATTGCTAAAGATTCAAGCATCAATGACGCTATTGATCGTATGCGACACGCAGCGACACGATCTCTTTTTGAACGTCAAGATGTTATAATCGTTGCTAGTGTCTCTTGTATATATGGCTTAGGTTCTGCTGAGGCCTACCATGATATGTTGCTTTTTGTGCACCGTGGCGAATCGATTCCACGCGATCAAGTGCTGCGCAAACTCACCGAAATTAAATACGAACGTAATGATATTGATTTTCATCGCGGTGTATTTCGTGTTCGCGGTGATGTTGTCGAAATATTCCCAGCACATGAATTAGAACGTGCGGTACGTATTGAATGGTTTGGTGATGAAATCGAATCAATAGCTTATATTGATCCATTACGCGGCAAACGACTGCTTAGCCTTGATAAGATCGCCATTTATCCTGCGACTCACTATGTTGTTACCCCAGAAGCGCGTTCACGAGCGTTAGCCAGCATTCACAATGAACTTGATGAGCAGTTAAAGCTACTACGTTCTGAAGAAAAACTAGTTGAAGCTCAACGATTAGAAGAACGTACCCGTTTTGATTTAGAAATGATCGAAACCATAGGTTACTGTAATGGTATTGAAAATTATTCACGCCATCTAACTGGTCGAGCCCCTGGCCAGCCTCCACCAACCCTGGTCGATTATTTTCGCAGCGAATTTTTATTAGTAATTGATGAAAGCCATCAAACCATACCTCAATTAGGCGCTATGTATCGTGGTGATCGCTCACGCAAAGAAACTTTAGTGCGTTTTGGCTTTCGCCTACCCTCTGCTTTAGATAATCGACCACTAAAATTTGAAGAATTTGAAAATCTTGTTGATAAAGCCATCTATATTAGTGCTACTCCAGGTGATTACGAGCTTGAAAAATCTCGTGGAGTAATTGTTGAACAAATTATTCGACCAACCGGACTTGTTGATCCGCAAGTAGTCATTAAAGCTGCCTCAAGCCAAGTTGATGATCTGCTTGAAGAAATAAGAGTAGTGGTTAATCGTAATATGCGTGTTTTAGTAACTACGCTTACCAAACGCATGGCTGAAGATCTCACAGAATTTCTCACCGACGCTGGTATACAAGTACGTTATCTGCATTCAGATATCGATACCTTAGAACGTGTTGAAATTCTTCGTGACCTTCGTATAGGTCATTTTGATGTTTTAGTCGGCATTAATTTGCTTCGTGAAGGTCTAGATCTGCCTGAAGTAGCTTTAGTCGCCATTCTCGATGCTGATAAAGAAGGATTTTTGCGTTCCGAACGCTCGCTTATTCAAACTATTGGTCGTGCTGCTCGAAATGTTGAAGGTCGAGTTATTCTTTATGCAGACAAAACTACTGCTGCCATTAATACAGCTATTGAAGAAACCAATAGACGACGAAGTAAACAAATCGCCTACAACGAAATACACGGAATTATTCCTCAAACCGTCACCAAGGCTATTCGTGAATTGCATATTCCCGAAGCACCAAATACACCTGCTGCGATAGAAAACCATGAACTTGAAGCTAGTTACTCTGATCTACTACACGATTTACCAAAAGTGATTGATAAACTTAAACAGCAAATGCAGCAAGCAGCGGTAGCCTTAGAATTTGAACGCGCCGCCGCATTGCGTGATCGCATCAAAGATTTAGAAGAACAACATCTACGTTTCGGATAAAAAGTTATAAATTATCTCTGAAGTTTTTTGCGAGTTGATAACATAGCGTCTATCATTATTGACGTGGCATCTATGTTGTTTACTTTTTTTTTATTGGTTAGTCCTCTGGCACTAAATCCAGGCACGAGTACCACTAAAATTGAACTAACAAGTGTCATTTCTGCTTTAGCTAGTAGCAATCCTATCCATGCAGTTGAACTTGGTGCTGCCTTACTACAAGCTCCTGAAGAAATAGTGCCTCAAGCACATTTACGTTTCTTAACTGCACGTACTAAGTTCGATGCAAGCGAATTTGATACTGCATTGGGTCTATTAGACGGTCTTGAAAATGATTTACCTGAAATCGCTGATGTTATTTATTCTTTAAGGGCTCACATTTTACAAAAAATGGGGTTACCGTTAAAAGCAATAGTATGGTGGCGTAAAGTTTTAAATCAAAACTTCAAGTCTCGTCTTACAAAAAACGCTCAATATAATATTGCTCATGTTCTATTTAATAATAAACAATATGATGAAGCCGAAATAGCTTATAGTGACGCCTTAAAAACAGCGCCACACTCAGCTTACGAACCTCTTGCACGATTTAACCTAGCGCAAATAGCTGAAAGTAGCGAAAAATGGTCAGTAGCAGCAAAAAATTACGGCTATATAGCAAATTATCATTCACAATTGCCAATTGCTTCACTCGCCCAAATAAAACTTCAGGCACTGATTAAGCAAGGCCTTGTCGACCCACCAAATATTAAGCAGCAATTTAAAAATGTCGATATGCTACTGCGCTCACGACAATTAGATAAAGCTCAATCTGCAATTGCTCATCTTCGACCATTGATTGCCAGTTATGACAACGAAGCTTTCGATAATATCGTTTTTTATTCAGCCATACTCGACTTCCGCCATAATAATTTTAACGATGCTTTGGCCAAATTAACTTCATTAGTAAAAAATGCTGATCAAAATAATTGTCGTCAGTATCAATATTGGTTAGCACGCACTTATTCAGAGCTTGGACGTTACCAAGATGCGGTCAATCTATACTTACAAATAGCTAAAACAGAAACGACTCAACGTAAAAAACGCGATGCGTTGTTTATAGCTGGATGGCTAGCATATAATGGTGGTGATCATCGCCAGGCTATTGAACTTTTTAAAAAATTTAACAAAAAATATCCTCACGATAAAAAAACAGATGCTGCTTTATGGTACTTAGCTTGGAATGCATTTCGTACCGGTGACTTGCGCTTAGCAAGAAATAAGCTACGCCAACTTTGCAATGATTTTCCTCGTAGCATTCTGGTTCAGCAGGGACGCTATTGGCTTGGTAGATTCGCCACATTGGCTGGTGATATCAAAGCATCTATTAACTCCTACAACGAAGCTATTAAATTATCTCCTTTAAGCTATTATGGCGTACTCGCAATAAAAAAACGTAATGAATTAGAAACACTTGTAGCAACGCTGGCAAATACTGCTTCTAATAATGCAAATGTAATAACCAAAGATTTAATTGACTATCGTTCATTAAATTATTGGGATAAGCCAATTAGTAATCTACAACCACTTACCACCAATGTCGTCCTTGATTCCGATTCAATATTAAACCAAGACGAAATTCTTGATTGGAGTTCAGAGGCAGGTAAACGGCTTTCAATACTTATGCGCTTAGGAGTAAATGATATCGCAAGCGATACTGTATTATCTGTACCAACTGAAACATCAGCAAATAATTCTGCAATAGCGCTTGCGCGAGCAAAAATTTTTC containing:
- a CDS encoding transglycosylase SLT domain-containing protein, coding for MLFTFFLLVSPLALNPGTSTTKIELTSVISALASSNPIHAVELGAALLQAPEEIVPQAHLRFLTARTKFDASEFDTALGLLDGLENDLPEIADVIYSLRAHILQKMGLPLKAIVWWRKVLNQNFKSRLTKNAQYNIAHVLFNNKQYDEAEIAYSDALKTAPHSAYEPLARFNLAQIAESSEKWSVAAKNYGYIANYHSQLPIASLAQIKLQALIKQGLVDPPNIKQQFKNVDMLLRSRQLDKAQSAIAHLRPLIASYDNEAFDNIVFYSAILDFRHNNFNDALAKLTSLVKNADQNNCRQYQYWLARTYSELGRYQDAVNLYLQIAKTETTQRKKRDALFIAGWLAYNGGDHRQAIELFKKFNKKYPHDKKTDAALWYLAWNAFRTGDLRLARNKLRQLCNDFPRSILVQQGRYWLGRFATLAGDIKASINSYNEAIKLSPLSYYGVLAIKKRNELETLVATLANTASNNANVITKDLIDYRSLNYWDKPISNLQPLTTNVVLDSDSILNQDEILDWSSEAGKRLSILMRLGVNDIASDTVLSVPTETSANNSAIALARAKIFHQLGDYNAAYRIIEIYFGEAMRNNPNEYKTSYFHFAYPFAHETIVAASALEQNISPFIILSVMRQESGYNSRARSVANANGLMQIIPPTAEKIASALNMENYHDDLLLDPTINVRFGAWYLAELLKKFSQNAVLAISSYNAGPIAVEQWVNNNHLRLIDEFVEEIPFLQTRNYVKRVISNLAVYSWLYQGETITLSQRVPKSYLANVRF
- the pssA gene encoding CDP-diacylglycerol--serine O-phosphatidyltransferase, producing MKQERARAKAERQTKRTGRKYRPHIKRFERFNWHRAMFVLPNLFTLSSIFCGLYAMTLASGEARPQQLSQAALAIFFGIFFDMADGRVARLTKTQSDFGIQLDSIADVITFGAAPAVLIYKWGLVNLGFIGVLAAFIYIACGALRLARFNVLASRSTGSKKFFIGLPIPLAAGVIVSLVLFHQTVFATNVVRTSNILVLLLVLSYLMVSNIRYRSFKDLRLSPKILLLTFFLVIAFSVIAASIQPTFALLSFFSAYVLLGLLEEIIQFIRSYHTNHVVNNGNITNSHTSNDSSTNKSDQGM
- the uvrB gene encoding excinuclease ABC subunit UvrB codes for the protein MLKKFSLQSDMKPRGDQKQAIKELTLAFKQGEKHQTLLGVTGSGKTFTAANVIAQLGLPTLVIAHNKTLAAQLYSEFKELFPENAVEYFVSFYDYYQPEAYVPSSDTYIAKDSSINDAIDRMRHAATRSLFERQDVIIVASVSCIYGLGSAEAYHDMLLFVHRGESIPRDQVLRKLTEIKYERNDIDFHRGVFRVRGDVVEIFPAHELERAVRIEWFGDEIESIAYIDPLRGKRLLSLDKIAIYPATHYVVTPEARSRALASIHNELDEQLKLLRSEEKLVEAQRLEERTRFDLEMIETIGYCNGIENYSRHLTGRAPGQPPPTLVDYFRSEFLLVIDESHQTIPQLGAMYRGDRSRKETLVRFGFRLPSALDNRPLKFEEFENLVDKAIYISATPGDYELEKSRGVIVEQIIRPTGLVDPQVVIKAASSQVDDLLEEIRVVVNRNMRVLVTTLTKRMAEDLTEFLTDAGIQVRYLHSDIDTLERVEILRDLRIGHFDVLVGINLLREGLDLPEVALVAILDADKEGFLRSERSLIQTIGRAARNVEGRVILYADKTTAAINTAIEETNRRRSKQIAYNEIHGIIPQTVTKAIRELHIPEAPNTPAAIENHELEASYSDLLHDLPKVIDKLKQQMQQAAVALEFERAAALRDRIKDLEEQHLRFG